Below is a window of Thermodesulfobacteriota bacterium DNA.
AGGCGCGGACCGCGACCAGGCGGAGGGCGGCTGCGGCCAGCAGCCCGGAGGACAGGAGTACGAGCGATGCCGGCAGCGGCACCGCATGGGCGGGGCCAGTCTCGAAGCTCAGGGTCAGCCGGCTGTAGTCCAGGACCCAGTTGTCCTGCCAGCCGCACGGCGAGCCGGCGGTGCGGACGCTTACGGTCAGGCTGTCCCCGAAGAGGCCGATGTAGGGCAGGAGGTCGAAGGCATCCAGCCGGGCGTAGTTGGTGCCGCCGATCTCGCCGTCGGTGAGCGAGCCGATGGCCAGGCCGTTGACCAGCACCTCCGACGGGCCGTAGGCGCCCTGGCCGCCGGAGAAGATCTCCAGGGAGGCGCCGGTCAGGGTGCCGCTGCCGTCCCAGCCCAGGTCGTGGGTCCAGGACGGCACCGTCCAGATCCGGCTCGAGAACCGGTCGGTGCCCGGGGCATCGTCTGGCTCCTGGATGACGTCCCGCCAGGCGAAGCTGTCATCGGCCAGAACGCCGCGGCCGAATCCGTCGTCATCCCCGTACCAGTCGGTGATCGTCCCTGCCTGGGCCTGCCCGGCCAGCGCCACCCCTGCCAGCACCGCGATCAGTCCTGCCAACGGCCTCATGGATCTCCCCCCTTTCCTGCCTGTGCACGCGCAGCCCGGGCCGTATGCCCAGGCCTGACTCGCCTTCATTCCAGTATACGGATCGGGGCTGACGGGGGTCAACGAGAAACAGGCCGGTCGGCCGGGCAGGACTCGACCGCCGCCGGCTGGAGCTCCTGGGCCGCCATGCCGCCCCCCTTCAGGGCGTAGGCCACGCCGCCGGCCATGCCGATGAGGATCAGGGAGACGGTGGTGAGCAGAGACAAGGCCAGGGCCTGGTCGGCAGGGGCGTAAGCGTGCAGGAAGAAGATGAAGGTGGCCTCCCGGACGCCCACCCCGTTCATGGAGGGCGCCAGGCCGGTGACCGCGCAGATGGGCAGAAAGGCGAAGAAAAAGGTCAGGGGGATGGCGATGCCGAGGCTGACCGCCAGGTAGTAGATGTTGAGCACAAAGAAGAACTGGCCGGCCACCGACAGGCCCACCGCCCCCAGGAGCACCAGGGGCCGGTGCCGGTAGAAGTGGATGGTGGCGAACAGATCCCGGAGCATGGCCGTCACCTGCGGCGGCAGCAGGGGCACCCGCGCCCGGTGCACCCAGTCGCTGATGGTGCGGTTGAAGAGCACCAGGAGGGCCACCACCGTGACCGCGGCCAGGACCTCCAGGCTGCGGACGATCCGCTCCGAGGCGAGGTCCTGGGCCCAGAGGGCCAGGGACAGGCTGCCCACCAGGACCACGGTCAGCAGGCCGCAGATCCGGTCCATGAGCACCGCGCCGAAAGAGGCCAGAAGGCCGCCGGTGCCCCGGTACAGGTAGTAGGCCTTGACTGCCTCGCCACCCAGGCTGG
It encodes the following:
- a CDS encoding lysylphosphatidylglycerol synthase transmembrane domain-containing protein; its protein translation is MTVLRAAVSLSALGLVAFFYWEQLPAVLQQLARVEPLPFGLSLAAFFGGLVFLAVRLRLILLAHRASITTRQVYHLNLVALFFNNVLPSSLGGEAVKAYYLYRGTGGLLASFGAVLMDRICGLLTVVLVGSLSLALWAQDLASERIVRSLEVLAAVTVVALLVLFNRTISDWVHRARVPLLPPQVTAMLRDLFATIHFYRHRPLVLLGAVGLSVAGQFFFVLNIYYLAVSLGIAIPLTFFFAFLPICAVTGLAPSMNGVGVREATFIFFLHAYAPADQALALSLLTTVSLILIGMAGGVAYALKGGGMAAQELQPAAVESCPADRPVSR